A single region of the Actinoplanes sp. SE50/110 genome encodes:
- a CDS encoding DUF6086 family protein — protein MSQYFEVGDLVLWNPSNGVARLYARTGEAVAPLVELPTGIGPMIADEYEIDLDVFVAFVDALTGYYLGAQHPILRSLMEGFLATSIVMVQRAGRELPALREQQRPHWWNVSVTTRGVAPTADRDELLDLVAEHAMSMAR, from the coding sequence GTGAGTCAGTATTTCGAGGTCGGCGACCTGGTCCTGTGGAATCCGTCGAACGGGGTGGCGAGGCTCTACGCGCGCACCGGTGAGGCGGTGGCACCGCTGGTGGAACTGCCGACCGGCATCGGTCCGATGATCGCGGACGAGTATGAGATCGACCTCGACGTCTTCGTGGCCTTCGTGGACGCGTTGACCGGCTACTACCTCGGGGCCCAGCATCCGATTCTCCGCTCGCTGATGGAGGGCTTCCTCGCCACGTCGATCGTCATGGTCCAGCGGGCCGGGCGGGAGCTGCCGGCGCTCCGCGAGCAGCAGCGGCCGCACTGGTGGAACGTCTCGGTGACCACACGCGGGGTCGCCCCGACCGCCGACCGCGACGAGCTGCTCGACCTGGTCGCCGAGCACGCGATGAGCATGGCCCGGTAG
- a CDS encoding methylenetetrahydrofolate reductase translates to MTRARLPQLLADARSGVLLFSITPPKRSTPEERIKEIAEVTLERLGRLDLDGLILYDIDDESDRNPVERPFPFLASHDPAQYYETHLGAWKQPVIIYRCVGKYAEEELRDWMRGVDPEQVLGVFVGASSGGKAVRTGLRRAQELRAEVRPELPLGAVVIGERPEEHRRMLTKQDRGASFFISQVVYHVNETKNLISDYFYECRARDIPPRTMIFTLSLCGSLKTLEFLRWLGVDVPRWLENSLRHTADPLAESYKHCLDIARDLRDFCEHLGVPYGFNIESVSIRREEIEATTRLAADIATLLGR, encoded by the coding sequence ATGACTCGTGCCCGACTGCCGCAGCTGTTGGCCGACGCCCGTAGCGGGGTGTTGCTGTTCAGCATCACGCCGCCGAAGCGCAGCACCCCCGAGGAGCGGATCAAGGAGATCGCCGAGGTCACCCTGGAGCGGCTCGGCCGGCTCGACCTGGACGGGCTGATCCTCTACGACATCGACGACGAGTCCGACCGGAACCCGGTCGAGCGGCCGTTCCCGTTCCTGGCGTCGCACGACCCCGCGCAGTATTACGAGACGCACCTGGGCGCCTGGAAGCAGCCGGTGATCATCTACCGCTGCGTGGGGAAGTACGCCGAGGAGGAGCTGCGCGACTGGATGCGCGGGGTCGATCCGGAGCAGGTGCTCGGTGTCTTCGTCGGCGCGTCGTCGGGCGGCAAGGCGGTCCGCACCGGGTTGCGCCGGGCGCAGGAGTTGCGGGCCGAGGTCCGGCCGGAGCTGCCGCTGGGTGCGGTGGTGATCGGGGAACGGCCGGAGGAGCACCGGCGGATGCTGACCAAGCAGGATCGGGGAGCGAGCTTCTTCATCTCCCAGGTCGTCTATCACGTCAACGAGACCAAGAACCTGATCTCCGACTACTTCTACGAGTGCCGGGCCCGGGACATACCGCCACGGACCATGATTTTCACGCTGTCGCTGTGCGGGTCGCTGAAGACGCTGGAGTTCCTGCGCTGGCTCGGCGTCGACGTTCCCCGCTGGCTGGAGAACTCGCTGCGGCACACCGCCGACCCGCTCGCCGAGTCGTACAAGCACTGCCTCGACATCGCCCGTGACCTGCGGGACTTCTGCGAGCACCTGGGCGTCCCGTACGGCTTCAACATCGAGAGCGTCTCCATCCGCAGGGAGGAGATCGAAGCCACCACCCGCCTGGCCGCCGACATCGCCACCCTCCTCGGCCGCTGA
- a CDS encoding ABC transporter ATP-binding protein: MSEVQLRGFGWRHAGRRAWAVRGLDLHIRHGERVLLLGPSGAGKSTLLAALAGLLPEDSGEAAGGIEIDGLEPPKARDRVGILFQDPQTQLVMARSGDDVAFGLENRGVPAGEIWPRVTETLDRVGFRYPLDRSTAALSGGEAQRLALAGVLALRPGLLLLDEPTANLDPAGAALIRDAIAQAVGPDTTLIIVEHRVADALPLVDRVVVIEAGGGVRADGTPEAIFAAYGDELAEQGVWVPGHAVESRIAPVTVPSDLVRAEQTGVPGRLPAVRLTAGAGEVLAVTGPNGAGKSTLALLLGGLLAPGTGRVSAFGDRKPPHRWRARTLTQRIGSVFQNPEHQFVTTRVADELSLGPRRLGRGAAEIRATVDELLHRLRLERLAEANPYTLSGGEARRLSVATALATAPRLLVLDEPTFGQDRRTWTELVTLLGELRDEGHGVVAVTHDEEFVRTIADRTVTIGGPRP, from the coding sequence GTGAGCGAGGTTCAGCTCCGCGGGTTCGGCTGGCGGCACGCGGGCCGCCGGGCCTGGGCGGTGCGCGGCCTCGACCTGCACATCCGGCACGGCGAGCGGGTGCTGCTGCTGGGCCCTTCGGGGGCCGGCAAGAGCACCCTGCTCGCCGCGCTGGCCGGCCTGCTGCCCGAGGATTCCGGGGAGGCCGCGGGCGGCATCGAGATCGACGGGCTGGAACCGCCCAAGGCCCGCGACCGGGTCGGCATCCTCTTCCAGGACCCGCAGACCCAGCTGGTGATGGCCCGCTCCGGCGACGACGTGGCGTTCGGCCTGGAGAACCGCGGTGTGCCGGCCGGCGAGATCTGGCCGCGGGTCACCGAAACCCTGGACCGGGTCGGATTCCGGTATCCGCTGGACCGCTCCACCGCCGCGCTCTCCGGCGGCGAGGCGCAACGGCTGGCCCTCGCCGGGGTCCTCGCGCTGCGCCCCGGCCTGCTGCTGCTCGACGAACCGACCGCCAACCTGGACCCGGCCGGAGCCGCGCTGATCCGCGACGCGATCGCCCAGGCGGTCGGCCCGGACACCACGCTGATCATCGTCGAGCACCGGGTCGCCGACGCGTTGCCGCTGGTGGACCGGGTCGTGGTGATCGAGGCGGGCGGTGGGGTGCGGGCCGACGGCACGCCTGAGGCGATCTTCGCCGCCTACGGCGACGAGCTGGCCGAGCAGGGCGTCTGGGTGCCGGGGCACGCCGTCGAGTCGCGGATCGCCCCGGTCACCGTTCCCTCCGATCTGGTACGTGCGGAACAGACCGGCGTGCCGGGACGCCTGCCCGCCGTGAGGCTGACCGCGGGCGCCGGCGAAGTGCTCGCGGTGACCGGGCCGAACGGCGCCGGCAAATCCACCCTCGCGCTGCTCCTCGGCGGGCTGCTCGCCCCGGGAACCGGGCGGGTCAGCGCGTTCGGTGACCGGAAACCGCCGCACCGGTGGCGGGCCAGAACCCTCACCCAGCGGATCGGCTCGGTCTTCCAGAACCCGGAGCACCAGTTCGTCACCACCCGGGTCGCCGACGAACTGTCACTCGGACCCCGGCGGCTGGGCCGCGGCGCCGCCGAGATCCGGGCCACCGTCGACGAGTTGCTGCACCGGCTGCGGTTGGAGCGGCTGGCCGAGGCGAACCCGTACACCCTCTCCGGCGGGGAGGCTCGGCGGCTGAGCGTGGCGACCGCACTGGCCACCGCACCCCGGCTGCTGGTGCTCGACGAGCCGACCTTCGGGCAGGACCGGCGGACGTGGACCGAGTTGGTGACGTTGCTGGGCGAGCTGCGCGACGAGGGGCACGGCGTGGTGGCGGTCACGCACGACGAGGAATTCGTCCGTACCATCGCCGATCGGACCGTCACCATCGGCGGACCGCGACCGTGA
- a CDS encoding histidine phosphatase family protein, producing the protein MRHLWIARHAFANEDETGLTGDGEQQAALLGKRLADVPLTAVHHSPLARAVQTATIVAAHLPPEVPLHPADELDDQFPTPANSAGMIARFTGAAPVETHELVITHAFQVAWFVRDALEAPEDRWRGLNSCNAGLTLIRYFPGQKPRVIMFNDVSHLPASLQWTGFPPELRP; encoded by the coding sequence ATGAGGCACCTGTGGATCGCCCGGCACGCCTTCGCCAACGAGGACGAGACCGGACTGACCGGCGACGGCGAGCAGCAGGCCGCCCTGCTCGGGAAACGCCTCGCCGACGTGCCGCTGACGGCCGTCCACCACAGTCCGCTGGCCCGGGCGGTGCAGACCGCCACGATCGTCGCGGCGCATCTGCCGCCCGAGGTGCCGCTGCACCCCGCCGACGAACTCGACGACCAGTTTCCGACCCCGGCGAACTCGGCCGGCATGATCGCCCGCTTCACCGGGGCCGCGCCGGTGGAGACGCACGAGTTGGTGATCACCCACGCGTTCCAGGTGGCCTGGTTCGTGCGGGACGCGCTGGAGGCACCGGAAGACCGCTGGCGGGGCCTGAACTCGTGCAACGCCGGGCTGACCCTGATCCGCTATTTCCCGGGCCAGAAGCCGCGAGTGATCATGTTCAACGACGTGAGCCATCTGCCGGCGTCGTTGCAGTGGACAGGTTTCCCGCCCGAACTCCGCCCGTGA
- a CDS encoding energy-coupling factor transporter transmembrane protein EcfT encodes MNLLLEPIADPGAPLARRNPVAKLGAALLFALPMIATLDPVTPAVALGVELIALPFFGVRARVLARRIWPLLLTAFSTLVAMVLFAADRGGELLFSVGRVDVTTGVLASATGLILRIFAVALPGIAVFTTTDPTDLADALVQNAKAPARFAIGALAAFRLLPLLGQEWRMLTLARRARGVETGKNPVAFASTAFALLVGALRRGVRLAVAMDARGFDSGVPRTYARTQRFTAADAVLLVTAVVLSALILAVSVVSGVFRPIIG; translated from the coding sequence GTGAACCTCCTCCTCGAGCCGATCGCCGACCCGGGCGCGCCGCTGGCGCGCCGCAACCCGGTGGCCAAGCTCGGCGCCGCGCTGCTGTTCGCCCTGCCGATGATCGCGACGCTGGACCCGGTGACCCCGGCCGTCGCGCTCGGCGTCGAACTGATCGCACTGCCGTTCTTCGGGGTGCGGGCGCGGGTGCTCGCCCGGCGGATCTGGCCGCTGCTGCTGACCGCGTTCAGCACCCTGGTCGCGATGGTGCTGTTCGCCGCCGACCGCGGTGGTGAGCTGCTGTTCTCGGTGGGGCGGGTGGACGTGACCACCGGCGTGTTGGCGAGCGCGACCGGTCTGATCCTGCGGATCTTCGCGGTGGCCCTGCCCGGGATCGCGGTGTTCACCACCACCGACCCGACCGACCTGGCCGACGCGCTGGTGCAGAACGCGAAAGCGCCGGCCCGGTTCGCGATCGGGGCGCTCGCCGCGTTCCGGCTGCTGCCGCTGCTCGGGCAGGAGTGGCGGATGCTGACCCTGGCCCGACGGGCGCGCGGAGTGGAAACCGGGAAGAACCCGGTGGCGTTCGCGTCGACGGCGTTCGCGTTGCTGGTGGGAGCGCTGCGACGCGGCGTGCGGCTGGCGGTGGCGATGGACGCGCGCGGATTCGACTCCGGGGTGCCGCGGACGTACGCCCGGACCCAGCGCTTCACCGCGGCCGACGCGGTGCTGCTGGTGACGGCCGTGGTGCTGTCCGCCCTGATCCTGGCAGTGAGCGTGGTCTCCGGAGTGTTCCGGCCGATCATCGGTTGA
- the recO gene encoding DNA repair protein RecO, which produces MPAGYRRHLYRDDAVVLRVQKLGESDRIVTLLTRRHGRLRAVARGVRRTTSRFGARLEPFGHIDLQLAGSPEGVGSALHSVSQVEALSLFGKSFLADYPRYTAASAICETAERLTPVEREPALRLFQLTLGALKALAAGEHAGSLVLDAYLLRAMAFAGWAPALTECAVCGDPGRHAAFAVPAGGAVCPDCRPPGAAHPSPDTIGLMAALTSGDWPVADASAPSVRRECSGLVAAHLQWHMERSLRSLPLVDRRELKP; this is translated from the coding sequence GTGCCCGCTGGATATCGACGCCACCTCTACCGCGACGACGCGGTGGTCCTGCGTGTGCAGAAACTCGGCGAGAGCGACCGAATCGTCACCCTGCTCACCCGCCGGCACGGCCGGCTGCGCGCGGTCGCCCGCGGCGTGCGCCGCACCACCTCCCGCTTCGGCGCCCGGCTCGAGCCGTTCGGGCACATCGACCTGCAGCTCGCCGGGTCGCCCGAGGGGGTGGGCAGCGCGCTGCACTCGGTCAGCCAGGTCGAGGCGCTGTCGCTGTTCGGCAAGAGCTTCCTCGCCGACTATCCGCGCTACACCGCCGCCAGCGCCATCTGCGAGACCGCCGAGCGGCTCACCCCGGTCGAGCGGGAGCCGGCGCTGCGCCTGTTCCAGCTCACCCTGGGCGCGCTCAAGGCGCTCGCGGCCGGCGAGCACGCCGGCAGCCTGGTGTTGGACGCCTACCTGCTGCGCGCCATGGCCTTCGCCGGCTGGGCGCCCGCGCTCACCGAGTGCGCCGTCTGCGGCGACCCGGGCCGGCACGCCGCGTTCGCGGTCCCGGCCGGCGGCGCGGTCTGCCCCGACTGCCGGCCACCCGGTGCCGCCCACCCCAGCCCCGACACGATCGGCCTGATGGCCGCGCTCACCAGCGGCGACTGGCCGGTCGCCGACGCGTCCGCGCCGTCGGTGCGCCGGGAGTGCAGCGGCCTGGTCGCCGCCCACCTGCAATGGCACATGGAGCGCTCGTTACGCTCGTTGCCGCTTGTCGACCGACGGGAGTTGAAACCGTGA
- a CDS encoding DUF6328 family protein, whose amino-acid sequence MAATPSKETQKQRWDRNFADLLQELRVAQTGVQILFAFLLTLPFSSGFPKATEFQRDTYVVALISAAFATALIISPVAFHRALFRQGRKPELVRYAHRMASAGLACMLVSMVSSVLLVTDYVLHARWAVVLTVLSAGWFLTFWAILPVTHKRWATDDDKDGFVLDDAPADSATSGLLDADRGA is encoded by the coding sequence ATGGCCGCCACTCCGTCGAAGGAAACGCAGAAGCAGCGGTGGGACCGGAATTTCGCCGACCTGCTGCAGGAGCTGCGGGTGGCGCAGACCGGCGTGCAGATCCTGTTCGCGTTCCTGCTGACCCTGCCGTTCTCCAGCGGCTTCCCGAAGGCGACCGAGTTCCAGCGGGACACCTACGTGGTGGCGTTGATCAGTGCGGCGTTCGCCACCGCGCTGATCATCTCGCCGGTCGCGTTCCACCGGGCGCTGTTCCGCCAGGGCCGCAAACCGGAGCTGGTCCGGTATGCGCACCGGATGGCCAGCGCCGGCCTGGCCTGCATGCTGGTCTCGATGGTCAGCAGCGTGCTGCTGGTCACCGACTACGTGCTGCACGCCCGCTGGGCGGTGGTGCTGACGGTGCTCAGCGCCGGCTGGTTCCTCACCTTCTGGGCGATCCTGCCGGTCACCCACAAGCGCTGGGCCACCGACGACGACAAGGACGGCTTCGTCCTCGACGACGCCCCGGCCGACTCGGCTACGAGCGGCCTGCTCGACGCAGACCGAGGCGCCTGA
- a CDS encoding ECF transporter S component: MTSTHRWRTIDIVIASVIAVAFGVIFWAWDALWAATENAFTFFPPAQAVLYGMWFLPAVLSALIIRKPGAAFFTETVASIISALLGNKWGATVIIQGAAQGLGAELAFALFRYRVFTLPAGLLSGALAGLVAAVFDWYVWTYDYDLWSYRIPYALITVVSATVIAGAGAWLLVRALAPTGVLDRFAAGRQRALI, encoded by the coding sequence ATGACATCCACCCATCGCTGGCGCACGATAGACATCGTGATCGCCTCGGTGATCGCCGTCGCGTTCGGCGTCATCTTCTGGGCCTGGGACGCGCTCTGGGCCGCCACCGAGAACGCGTTCACGTTCTTCCCGCCGGCCCAGGCCGTCCTCTACGGCATGTGGTTCCTGCCGGCCGTGCTGAGCGCGCTGATCATCCGCAAGCCGGGCGCCGCGTTCTTCACCGAGACGGTCGCCTCGATCATCTCGGCGCTGCTCGGCAATAAGTGGGGCGCCACCGTGATCATCCAGGGTGCGGCCCAGGGCCTCGGCGCCGAGCTGGCCTTCGCCCTGTTCCGCTACCGGGTCTTCACCCTGCCCGCCGGGCTGCTCTCCGGCGCCCTGGCCGGCCTGGTCGCCGCGGTCTTCGACTGGTACGTCTGGACCTACGACTACGACCTGTGGAGCTACCGGATCCCGTACGCGCTGATCACCGTCGTCAGCGCCACCGTGATCGCCGGCGCCGGCGCCTGGCTGCTGGTCCGCGCGCTCGCGCCGACCGGCGTCCTGGACCGGTTCGCGGCCGGCCGCCAGCGGGCATTGATCTAA
- a CDS encoding HAD family hydrolase, translating into MRRLVMWDVDYTLLRGGGVAARAWKAAFTEVTGVAWRDTPIFGGRTDLDICGGVFEAHGVTDCTPERFFARYVEIVDTVRHEFAEQGALMPGVREILAHLAERPDVVQTLVTGNVPEVAAAKVAAFGLSGSFDAEVGGYGTDDSVRATLVRRSLERARAKYGEPFRPVVIGDTVNDVTAALANDAVAIAVATGATPAADLAAAGAHVVLPDLTDLETAVKAMTD; encoded by the coding sequence ATGAGGCGTCTGGTGATGTGGGACGTCGACTACACGCTGCTGCGCGGCGGCGGGGTGGCGGCCCGGGCGTGGAAGGCCGCGTTCACCGAGGTGACCGGGGTGGCCTGGCGGGATACGCCGATCTTCGGTGGGCGCACCGACCTGGACATCTGCGGCGGGGTCTTCGAGGCGCACGGGGTGACCGACTGCACCCCGGAACGCTTCTTCGCGCGGTACGTGGAGATCGTCGACACGGTCCGGCACGAGTTCGCCGAACAGGGTGCGCTGATGCCGGGAGTGCGGGAGATCCTCGCCCACCTCGCGGAACGGCCCGATGTGGTGCAGACCCTGGTGACCGGCAACGTGCCCGAGGTGGCGGCGGCGAAGGTGGCGGCGTTCGGCCTGTCCGGTTCGTTCGACGCCGAGGTGGGCGGTTACGGCACGGACGACAGTGTGCGGGCCACCCTGGTCCGCCGCAGCCTGGAACGCGCGCGGGCGAAATACGGCGAGCCGTTCCGGCCGGTCGTGATCGGCGACACCGTGAACGACGTGACGGCGGCGCTGGCCAACGACGCGGTCGCGATCGCGGTCGCCACCGGCGCCACCCCGGCGGCCGACCTCGCCGCCGCCGGCGCCCACGTGGTCCTGCCCGACCTGACCGACCTGGAAACCGCCGTCAAGGCAATGACCGACTGA
- a CDS encoding alpha/beta hydrolase: MEVKARGLTFEVAVGGPEDGRPVLLLHGFPQDHREFDPLLPRLHEAGLRTYAMDQRGYSPGARPSGVPAYRIGEPVADVLGVLDALGLESVHLVGHDWGAQVGWLVAGRHPDRVRTLTAISVPHPRALLLALRVRPSQQARLAYFQVFRSAVAEKLLLGGGALVMRRMLGAIGPRADLYVKAMREPGRLTTALHWYRAFRSSDVADLGEITVPTTYVWSDRDGVVGLTAALRTADWVPADYQLVAMRGVSHWVPEQAPRELGDAILARIGV; the protein is encoded by the coding sequence ATGGAGGTCAAGGCCCGGGGGCTGACGTTCGAGGTGGCCGTGGGCGGTCCCGAGGACGGTCGGCCGGTTCTGCTGCTGCACGGCTTTCCGCAGGATCACCGGGAGTTCGACCCTCTGCTGCCCCGCCTGCACGAGGCCGGCCTGCGGACGTACGCGATGGACCAGCGCGGCTACTCGCCCGGCGCCCGCCCGTCCGGCGTCCCCGCCTACCGGATCGGCGAGCCGGTCGCCGACGTCCTCGGCGTCCTGGACGCGCTCGGCCTGGAGTCGGTGCACCTGGTCGGCCACGATTGGGGCGCCCAGGTCGGCTGGCTGGTCGCCGGCCGGCACCCGGACCGGGTGCGCACCCTGACCGCGATCTCCGTGCCGCACCCCCGGGCGCTGCTGCTGGCCCTGCGGGTCCGGCCGTCCCAGCAGGCCCGGCTCGCCTACTTCCAGGTCTTCCGCAGCGCCGTGGCGGAGAAGCTGCTGCTCGGCGGCGGCGCCCTGGTGATGCGCCGGATGCTGGGCGCGATCGGGCCGCGTGCCGACCTGTACGTCAAGGCGATGCGCGAGCCGGGCCGGCTGACCACCGCGCTCCACTGGTACCGCGCCTTCCGCTCCTCGGACGTCGCCGACCTCGGCGAGATCACCGTTCCGACCACGTACGTCTGGAGCGACCGGGACGGGGTGGTCGGCCTGACCGCCGCGCTGCGCACCGCCGACTGGGTGCCGGCCGACTACCAGTTGGTCGCGATGCGCGGGGTCAGCCACTGGGTGCCCGAACAGGCGCCCCGCGAACTCGGCGACGCGATCCTGGCACGCATCGGCGTTTGA
- a CDS encoding isoprenyl transferase — protein MSPRPPTPHISGARPPQLPSAAIPRHVAIVMDGNGRWAKERGLSRTKGHEQGEHSLFDAIEGAIELGIPYLSAYAFSTENWKRSPEEVRFLMGFNRDVIRRRRDQLVDLGVRVVWSGRSGRLWKSVIAELQTAEEMSRHNKTLTLQFCVNYGGQAEIADAAAAIARDVAAGKLRADKVTEKTIAKYLYHPEVPEVDLFLRPSGEQRTSNFLLWQSAYAEMVYLDTLWPDFDRRHLWYACELYAQRDRRFGGALPNPVSPS, from the coding sequence GTGAGCCCGCGTCCGCCCACCCCGCACATCTCCGGCGCCCGGCCGCCCCAGCTGCCGTCCGCGGCGATCCCCCGGCACGTGGCGATCGTGATGGACGGCAACGGCCGCTGGGCCAAGGAGCGCGGCCTGTCCCGCACCAAGGGCCACGAGCAGGGCGAGCACTCCCTCTTCGACGCCATCGAGGGCGCCATCGAGCTGGGCATCCCCTACCTCTCGGCCTACGCGTTCTCCACCGAGAACTGGAAGCGCTCGCCCGAGGAGGTGCGCTTCCTGATGGGCTTCAACCGTGACGTCATCCGCCGCCGCCGCGACCAGCTGGTCGACCTCGGCGTCCGGGTGGTCTGGTCCGGCCGGTCCGGCCGGCTGTGGAAAAGCGTGATCGCCGAGCTGCAGACCGCCGAGGAGATGAGCCGGCACAACAAGACGCTCACCCTGCAGTTCTGCGTCAACTACGGCGGCCAGGCGGAGATCGCCGACGCCGCCGCGGCGATCGCCCGGGACGTCGCGGCCGGCAAACTCAGAGCCGACAAGGTCACCGAGAAGACCATCGCGAAATACCTGTACCACCCCGAGGTCCCCGAGGTCGACCTGTTCCTGCGCCCCTCCGGCGAGCAGCGCACGTCGAACTTCCTGCTCTGGCAGTCGGCGTACGCCGAGATGGTCTACCTGGACACGCTCTGGCCCGACTTCGACCGCCGCCACCTCTGGTATGCGTGCGAGCTCTACGCCCAGCGCGACCGGCGCTTCGGCGGCGCCCTGCCCAACCCGGTCAGCCCGTCATGA
- a CDS encoding DUF4097 family beta strand repeat-containing protein: protein MTRRVALLLAAASVAALAGCDGVVGAKMTFDDTEKTKVTDIVLSGGSGDVTVTTGAVGETHIKRIVRGGNGSGPSYQLSGTTLTLPTDCGFNCSVSYEVDAPAGVAVHGSMRSGSTSLTGVGAVDLKLTSGDVVIDHATAPVKVKATSGSVTVTGAPAVTLEATSGDLAAREIAGPIDARVTSGDVDLELSRPASVTAVVTSGDLMLRVPVGSYQLKEHATTGDEHIEGITDDPRSPNVLDLRARSGDLTVGTL, encoded by the coding sequence ATGACCCGCAGAGTTGCCCTTCTCCTCGCCGCCGCCTCGGTCGCCGCCCTGGCCGGCTGCGACGGCGTGGTGGGCGCCAAGATGACCTTCGACGACACCGAGAAGACGAAGGTCACCGACATCGTGCTGAGCGGTGGCAGCGGCGATGTGACGGTGACCACCGGGGCGGTCGGCGAGACGCACATCAAGCGCATCGTGCGCGGCGGCAACGGCTCCGGCCCGTCGTATCAGCTCTCCGGGACCACCCTGACCCTGCCCACCGACTGTGGCTTCAACTGCTCGGTGTCGTACGAGGTGGACGCGCCGGCCGGGGTGGCGGTGCACGGCAGCATGCGGTCCGGCAGCACGTCGCTGACCGGGGTCGGGGCCGTCGACCTCAAGCTCACCTCGGGGGACGTGGTGATCGATCACGCCACCGCGCCGGTCAAGGTCAAGGCCACCTCGGGCAGCGTGACGGTGACCGGCGCGCCCGCGGTGACCCTGGAGGCCACCTCGGGTGACCTGGCGGCCCGGGAGATCGCCGGGCCGATCGACGCCCGGGTCACCTCCGGCGACGTGGATCTGGAGTTGTCCCGGCCGGCCTCGGTGACCGCCGTGGTGACCAGCGGCGACCTGATGCTGCGTGTGCCGGTGGGCAGTTACCAGCTCAAGGAGCACGCCACCACCGGCGACGAGCACATCGAGGGGATCACCGACGATCCCCGGTCGCCGAACGTGCTGGATCTACGCGCGCGCAGCGGCGATCTCACCGTCGGCACCCTCTAG
- a CDS encoding MTH1187 family thiamine-binding protein has protein sequence MLVAFSVTPIGVGDSVGDAVAEAVRVVRASGLPNRTDAMFTTIEGEWDEVMAVVKQAVEAVAAVAPRVSLSLKADVRPGVTGALTAKVDHIERVLGES, from the coding sequence ATGCTGGTCGCCTTCTCTGTCACGCCGATCGGGGTCGGGGACTCCGTCGGGGATGCCGTCGCCGAGGCGGTGCGGGTGGTTCGGGCCTCGGGGCTGCCGAACCGGACCGATGCCATGTTCACCACGATCGAGGGTGAGTGGGACGAGGTGATGGCGGTGGTCAAGCAGGCGGTGGAGGCGGTGGCCGCGGTCGCCCCGCGGGTGAGTCTGTCGTTGAAGGCGGATGTGCGGCCCGGGGTGACCGGGGCGCTGACCGCCAAGGTGGACCACATCGAACGGGTGCTGGGCGAGTCATGA
- a CDS encoding acyltransferase has product MRNRYLDLLRAIATVRVVVYHLTGWAALTIVFPAMSVMFALAGSLMAASLDRFGVWAVERRLRRLLPSLWVLTLLIAVPAMLISGTPFDVHLLLWGFPLVDPEATGWWMASLSHAWYLRDFLWFVLLSPLALPVFRRIPLIAVLLPYAGLLVLELTGARVVNVVHDLALYGGAWLLGFAHHDGHLARIPRKRLIALAAALAVPGMAWVLTHSGPRGLDLNDIPIGNALWSAAFVLVAMGCSPRVGEHRVLTVLNARALSIYLWHIPILLGVTEFGERHGLPVRGAYGIGWRLIVVTLLIAVALALVGWVEDVAAGRRPALLPGRPVPVPVSPAPALEGADGEIAAARA; this is encoded by the coding sequence ATGCGCAACCGGTACCTGGACCTGCTCCGCGCGATCGCCACCGTCCGGGTGGTCGTCTATCACCTCACCGGCTGGGCCGCGCTGACCATCGTCTTCCCGGCGATGTCGGTGATGTTCGCGCTGGCCGGGTCGCTGATGGCGGCCTCCCTGGACCGCTTCGGGGTGTGGGCGGTGGAGCGGCGGCTGCGCCGGCTGCTGCCCTCCCTCTGGGTGCTGACCCTGCTGATCGCGGTGCCGGCCATGCTGATCAGCGGTACCCCGTTCGACGTACATCTGCTGCTCTGGGGTTTTCCGCTGGTCGACCCGGAGGCCACCGGCTGGTGGATGGCCTCGCTCAGCCACGCCTGGTATCTGCGGGACTTCCTCTGGTTCGTGCTGCTCTCGCCGCTGGCCCTGCCGGTCTTCCGGCGGATCCCGCTGATCGCGGTCCTGCTGCCGTACGCCGGTCTGCTGGTCCTGGAGCTCACCGGCGCCCGGGTCGTCAACGTGGTGCACGACCTGGCCCTGTACGGCGGGGCGTGGCTGCTCGGTTTCGCCCATCACGACGGGCACCTGGCCCGGATCCCGCGCAAGCGGCTGATCGCGCTGGCGGCCGCGCTCGCCGTGCCCGGGATGGCGTGGGTGCTCACCCACTCCGGGCCGCGCGGCCTCGACCTGAACGACATCCCGATCGGCAACGCGCTCTGGTCGGCGGCCTTCGTGCTGGTCGCGATGGGCTGCTCGCCGAGGGTCGGCGAGCACCGGGTGCTGACCGTGCTCAACGCGCGGGCGCTGAGCATCTACCTCTGGCACATCCCGATCCTGCTCGGGGTCACCGAGTTCGGCGAACGGCACGGGCTGCCGGTCCGCGGGGCGTACGGGATCGGCTGGCGGCTGATCGTCGTGACGCTGCTCATCGCCGTGGCCCTGGCCCTGGTCGGCTGGGTGGAGGACGTGGCCGCCGGACGCCGGCCGGCGCTGCTGCCCGGCCGGCCGGTGCCGGTCCCGGTGTCGCCGGCCCCGGCCCTAGAGGGTGCCGACGGTGAGATCGCCGCTGCGCGCGCGTAG